A window from Vanessa atalanta chromosome 18, ilVanAtal1.2, whole genome shotgun sequence encodes these proteins:
- the LOC125070884 gene encoding electron transfer flavoprotein subunit beta, with protein sequence MSRVLVGVKRVIDYAVKIRVKPDKSGVVTDGVKHSMNPFDEIAVEEAVRMKEKKLASEVIAVSCGPAQSQETLRTALAMGADRAIHVEISGPEYETLQPLHVAKILAKLSQDEKADLIIVGKQAIDDDSNQTAQMTAALLDWPQGTFASKIEKSDAGLTVTREIDGGLETIKTKMPAVISADLRLNEPRYATLPNIMKAKKKPMKKVSAKDLGVDLAARIKVISVEDPPVRQAGSIIPDVDTLVAKLKEGGHI encoded by the exons atgtctcgTGTACTAGTTGGTGTTAAGAGAGTTATTGATTATGCGGTTAAG ataCGTGTGAAACCAGACAAGTCCGGGGTGGTAACCGATGGCGTCAAGCACTCAATGAATCCATTCGATGAGATTGCAGTGGAGGAGGCTGTAAGGATGAAGGAAAAGAAATTGGCTAGTGAAGTCATTGCAGTGTCTTGCGGCCCAGCACAGTctcaa GAAACGCTAAGAACAGCATTAGCAATGGGAGCTGATAGGGCTATACACGTAGAAATTTCAGGACCTGAGTATGAAACTTTGCAACCTCTACATGTTGCTAAAATATTAGCCAAACTCTCACAGGATGAGAAGGCGGACTTAATTATAGTTGGGAAACAA GCCATTGATGATGACTCCAACCAAACAGCACAAATGACGGCAGCCCTTCTTGACTGGCCTCAGGGCACATTTGCATCCAAG ATAGAAAAGTCAGATGCTGGGTTGACAGTGACACGTGAAATCGATGGTGGTTTAGAAACAATCAAAACTAAAATGCCAGCTGTAATCAGCGCCGATCTTAGGTTGAATGAACCGAGATACGCAACACTGCCTAATATCATG aaagcTAAGAAGAAGCCAATGAAGAAAGTTAGTGCAAAGGACCTTGGAGTTGACTTAGCCGCTAGAATCAAAGTTATCAGTGTAGAAGATCCTCCAGTGAGACAGGCTGGCTCCATCATACCCGATGTAGACACCCTTGTCGCTAAACTAAAGGAAGGAGGTCACATTTAA
- the LOC125070883 gene encoding DDB1- and CUL4-associated factor 10 homolog isoform X2, whose translation MGTKTIRDSSFMAKYSAYSPYRLLRRESGFENPVGASDAMARSLYCGMKPIASWDCEQANALPTGGVFNLEFSPEGSLLVAACEKKSIQIFDPLTHQRIHSVNGAHSDCVNCVKFLDGRMFATCSDDTTIALWDVRNLKKKIRSLLGHSNWVKNIEFSVKDKLLVTSGLDGSIYTWDINSYTEFNLVYQRVFHASGLMRCRLSPDARQMVMCTTGGLLVIIHDLNLSTLAQHLHGFKPNLYRLMQMSQQLIPIAAMYDHLFDLKRTENRVEFVSDFPDGNDAEVVSALQIHPQGWCALSRNISHDDRSEWSCIHDIQAGAHAGAEPADKSTRSRSPPRRPAPRRRARPRARPYRQPRPMAAVPPALPASVAPARPSTDSTRRERDRDEEAEPEAGPSAPRLAPGLSSIQNDVWEASITIKQHRMLQEMYSSDCVGGQYSSECRAEVRWGATSTCSASWASTRASLRRACCARARCGPRPRACCRASAPRPPCPHVLPRMTARYPRRPARLRDARALVRAKTKRRRTTYDRTATVCSTTSRRPTRGRVSLRNFVFLPMGGWCARRSVAVCVC comes from the exons ATGGGTACTAAAACCATAAGAGATAGTTCCTTCATGGCGAAGTACTCAGCGTACAGCCCTTATCGGCTACTTCGCCGAGAAAGTGGATTTGAAAATCCGGTGGGAGCAAGCGACGCAATGGCGCGTAGCCTGTATTGTGGTATGAAGCCTATAGCTTCATGGGACTGTGAACAGGCGAATGCTCTTCCTACCGGTGGCGTATTCAACCTTGAATTCTCCCCGGAAGG tTCTCTTCTAGTTGCTGCGTGTGAGAAGAAATCAATACAGATTTTTGATCCGTTAACACATCAGAGAATTCACTCGGTAAATGGAGCACATTCAGACTGTGTTAATTGTGTTAA ATTCCTCGACGGTAGAATGTTTGCAACGTGCTCAGATGACACCACCATAGCGTTGTGGGATGTtagaaatttaaagaaaaaaattcgcTCTCTCTTAGGACATTCGAACTGGGTAAAAAACATCGAATTCTCAGTCAAAGACAAATTACTCGTGACATCCGGATTGGACGGCAGCATATATACATGGGATATAAATTCCTACACAGAATTTAATCTCGTATACCAAAGAGTATTCCATGCGTCCGGCTTGATGAGGTGTAGGCTGTCGCCGGACGCGAGACAGATGGTCATGTGCACCACCGGGGGATTGCTTGTAATTATTCATGATTTGAACTTGTCAACATTGGCTCAACACTTACATGGATTTAAA CCAAATCTATACAGACTGATGCAAATGAGCCAACAGTTGATACCAATCGCGGCAATGTACGATCACTTGTTTGACCTTAAGCGTACAGAAAACAGGGTCGAGTTCGTATCAGATTTTCCTGATGGCAACGATGCTGAGGTCGTCAGCGCACTGCAG atcCATCCACAGGGTTGGTGTGCGTTAAGTAGGAATATAAGTCACGATGACAGATCTgag TGGTCGTGCATCCACGACATCCAGGCGGGCGCGCACGCGGGCGCCGAGCCGGCGGACAAGAGCACGCGCTCGCGCTCGCCGCCGCGCCggcccgcgccgcgccgccgcgcccgccccCGCGCGCGCCCCTACCGCCAGCCGCGCCCCATGGCCGCCGTGCCGCCCGCGCTGCCCGCCTCCGTGGCGCCCGCCCGCCC ATCGACCGACAGTACAAGACGGGAGCGCGACCGGGACGAGGAGGCGGAGCCCGAGGCCGGGCCCAGCGCGCCCCGACTCGCGCCG GGCCTGTCGAGTATTCAGAATGACGTGTGGGAGGCGTCTATTACTATCAAACAACATCGAATGCTCCAAGAGATGTACAGCAG cGATTGTGTCGGCGGCCAGTACAGTAGTGAGTGTCGCGCAGAGGTCAGGTGGGGCGCAACTTCAACATGCAGCGCATCATGGGCATCAACACGGGCATCGCTCCGCCGGGCGTGCTGCGCGCGCGCTCGCTGCGGGCCGCGCCCGCGCGCCTGCTGCCGCGCCTCAGCGCCACGCCCGCCCTGCCCGCACGTGCTCCCCCGGATGACAG CACGTTACCCTCGACGTCCGGCCAGACTCCGCGACGCGAGAGCTCTAGTTCGTGCGAAGACGAAGAGACGCCGCACTACATACGACAGAACCGCGACCGTCTGCTCTACTACGTCGAGGAGACCAACGAGGGGAAGGGTTTCATTAAG GAACTTTGTTTTTCTGCCGATGGGCGGCTGGTGTGCTCGCCGTTCGGTCGCGGTATGCGTCTGTTAG
- the LOC125070820 gene encoding mRNA export factor Gle1 produces the protein MEETSYSSRDDYTRSGIRNCDISMSETLADFTRLRISALTNAAEISPHITEVTIGPRSPKTKEKVKVDAISNNNNQEFVDLLEDKVGEELRYTLLLKDYEEKLQNNSEDLFKNLLEKMVASYADTMQRYWKNQSDEWKRKSLELRARKLLMAKQLQENDNLTVLEKARLDEQNCQMINQQTIENMNRILDEQNKATVRFAAITDSRTKICMCYNEITNLVQREPLAKEILEKYISSLNTVIGNITAIMDFCKTGTITDKEVKQSEVLSWNIENIKQKIIDDINLVKQQEMLNKQIEEEEARQKEIKEMEEQQAKAAETARIEQGLIQQARRAQSMFYSEKNYTYFKELKSFLDCYESSYKDLLENTNLKKFRFDCQKAVNTPVNALSSVSGMHMRDKFDKLAKLLRGEKVQVLDTFVTASQHPQGLHYCTALLAKKIVRQGDLLVSSNPEAAFPLAAVTVALWSQFPEFGKLLEAYFHRQCPYLVPMMLPQKEGQTDKEFYMSRGYTYNDEGVVEKQDKFLKRMSGIFRLHCAIWIAKTPKFMNASNPHSLRYGWQWLASFINLKPEPDISATLIHDFFTVCGSEFLRHYGKQCTKLLKLLSTEYLAILQNIDEGGPKTRFEVFLQSVLKTGHIPPPNGLLAPNTW, from the coding sequence ATGGAAGAAACAAGTTATTCCAGTAGAGATGACTACACGCGGAGCGGTATTAGAAATTGTGATATAAGTATGTCTGAAACGTTAGCAGATTTCACGAGATTACGTATATCGGCTTTAACAAACGCAGCTGAAATTAGTCCCCATATAACAGAAGTCACTATCGGTCCCAGAAGTCCTAAAACGAAAGAAAAAGTAAAGGTCGATgctatatcaaataataataatcaagaatTTGTTGACTTATTAGAAGATAAAGTTGGCGAGGAGCTACGTTACACTTTGTTACTAAAAGATTATgaagaaaaattacaaaataattcagaagacttgtttaaaaatttactcGAAAAAATGGTCGCTTCCTACGCAGATACTATGCAAAGGTATTGGAAGAACCAAAGTGATGAGTGGAAACGTAAATCCTTAGAACTCAGAGCAAGAAAACTGCTAATGGCAAAGCAACTGCAAGAGAATGATAATTTGACAGTGCTTGAAAAGGCTAGGCTGGACGAACAGAATTGTCAAATGATCAACCAACAGACTATTGAGAATATGAATAGAATATTAGATGAACAAAATAAAGCCACTGTAAGATTTGCGGCTATTACTGACAGTCgtacaaaaatatgtatgtgttacAATGAAATAACAAATCTTGTTCAAAGAGAGCCACTAGCTAAAGAAATATTAGAAAAGTATATTTCCTCACTAAACACTGTTATAGGCAATATAACTGCAATCATGGACTTCTGTAAAACTGGTACAATTACTGACAAAGAAGTAAAACAATCTGAAGTATTATCGTGGAATATCGAgaatataaaacagaaaattaTAGATGACATTAATTTAGTCAAGCAACAAGagatgttaaataaacaaatagaagaagaagaagctAGACAGAAAGAAATTAAGGAAATGGAAGAACAACAGGCGAAAGCCGCAGAAACTGCCCGTATTGAACAGGGTCTTATACAGCAAGCTAGAAGAGCTCAATCTATgttttattcagaaaaaaattatacatattttaaggaatTGAAAAGTTTTCTCGATTGTTATGAGAGTAGCTACAaagatttattagaaaatactaatttaaaaaaattcagaTTTGACTGCCAAAAAGCTGTAAACACTCCTGTTAATGCATTGTCATCAGTGAGTGGTATGCACATGAGAGATAAATTCGATAAATTAGCAAAACTTCTCCGAGGGGAAAAAGTCCAAGTACTGGATACATTTGTTACGGCATCACAGCATCCTCAAGGCTTACATTATTGCACAGCCCTGTTagctaaaaaaattgtaagacaAGGAGATCTCTTAGTTTCTAGCAACCCTGAAGCTGCCTTTCCATTAGCAGCTGTGACAGTTGCATTGTGGTCGCAATTTCCAGAATTTGGTAAACTGCTTGAAGCATATTTCCACAGACAATGTCCATATTTAGTGCCAATGATGCTTCCTCAGAAAGAAGGACAAACAGACAAAGAGTTTTATATGTCTAGAGGATACACCTACAATGATGAAGGAGTAGTTGAAAAACAGGACAAATTTTTGAAACGTATGTCTGGTATATTTAGACTTCACTGTGCTATATGGATAGCTAAAACACCTAAATTCATGAATGCCTCAAATCCTCATAGCTTACGATATGGGTGGCAGTGGCTTGCATCCTTTATTAACCTCAAACCAGAACCAGATATAAGTGCCACATTGATACATGATTTCTTTACTGTTTGTGGTTCAGAATTCTTAAGACACTATGGTAAACAATGtacgaaattattaaagttattaagcACAGAGTACTTAGCTATACTTCAAAATATTGATGAAGGTGGCCCTAAAACTAGGTTTGAAGTTTTTTTGCAAAGTGTTTTAAAGACTGGTCACATCCCTCCACCAAATGGGTTATTGGCTCCAAATACATGGTGA
- the LOC125070883 gene encoding DDB1- and CUL4-associated factor 10 isoform X1, producing the protein MGTKTIRDSSFMAKYSAYSPYRLLRRESGFENPVGASDAMARSLYCGMKPIASWDCEQANALPTGGVFNLEFSPEGSLLVAACEKKSIQIFDPLTHQRIHSVNGAHSDCVNCVKFLDGRMFATCSDDTTIALWDVRNLKKKIRSLLGHSNWVKNIEFSVKDKLLVTSGLDGSIYTWDINSYTEFNLVYQRVFHASGLMRCRLSPDARQMVMCTTGGLLVIIHDLNLSTLAQHLHGFKPNLYRLMQMSQQLIPIAAMYDHLFDLKRTENRVEFVSDFPDGNDAEVVSALQIHPQGWCALSRNISHDDRSEWSCIHDIQAGAHAGAEPADKSTRSRSPPRRPAPRRRARPRARPYRQPRPMAAVPPALPASVAPARPSTDSTRRERDRDEEAEPEAGPSAPRLAPGLSSIQNDVWEASITIKQHRMLQEMYSRGQVGRNFNMQRIMGINTGIAPPGVLRARSLRAAPARLLPRLSATPALPARAPPDDSTLPSTSGQTPRRESSSSCEDEETPHYIRQNRDRLLYYVEETNEGKGFIKELCFSADGRLVCSPFGRGMRLLALNDRCAELSHCVQDFDGPTQMVDVGQSLGIHQDLVVSSKFSPRHHLLVTGCLEGKIVWYEPYSGESCY; encoded by the exons ATGGGTACTAAAACCATAAGAGATAGTTCCTTCATGGCGAAGTACTCAGCGTACAGCCCTTATCGGCTACTTCGCCGAGAAAGTGGATTTGAAAATCCGGTGGGAGCAAGCGACGCAATGGCGCGTAGCCTGTATTGTGGTATGAAGCCTATAGCTTCATGGGACTGTGAACAGGCGAATGCTCTTCCTACCGGTGGCGTATTCAACCTTGAATTCTCCCCGGAAGG tTCTCTTCTAGTTGCTGCGTGTGAGAAGAAATCAATACAGATTTTTGATCCGTTAACACATCAGAGAATTCACTCGGTAAATGGAGCACATTCAGACTGTGTTAATTGTGTTAA ATTCCTCGACGGTAGAATGTTTGCAACGTGCTCAGATGACACCACCATAGCGTTGTGGGATGTtagaaatttaaagaaaaaaattcgcTCTCTCTTAGGACATTCGAACTGGGTAAAAAACATCGAATTCTCAGTCAAAGACAAATTACTCGTGACATCCGGATTGGACGGCAGCATATATACATGGGATATAAATTCCTACACAGAATTTAATCTCGTATACCAAAGAGTATTCCATGCGTCCGGCTTGATGAGGTGTAGGCTGTCGCCGGACGCGAGACAGATGGTCATGTGCACCACCGGGGGATTGCTTGTAATTATTCATGATTTGAACTTGTCAACATTGGCTCAACACTTACATGGATTTAAA CCAAATCTATACAGACTGATGCAAATGAGCCAACAGTTGATACCAATCGCGGCAATGTACGATCACTTGTTTGACCTTAAGCGTACAGAAAACAGGGTCGAGTTCGTATCAGATTTTCCTGATGGCAACGATGCTGAGGTCGTCAGCGCACTGCAG atcCATCCACAGGGTTGGTGTGCGTTAAGTAGGAATATAAGTCACGATGACAGATCTgag TGGTCGTGCATCCACGACATCCAGGCGGGCGCGCACGCGGGCGCCGAGCCGGCGGACAAGAGCACGCGCTCGCGCTCGCCGCCGCGCCggcccgcgccgcgccgccgcgcccgccccCGCGCGCGCCCCTACCGCCAGCCGCGCCCCATGGCCGCCGTGCCGCCCGCGCTGCCCGCCTCCGTGGCGCCCGCCCGCCC ATCGACCGACAGTACAAGACGGGAGCGCGACCGGGACGAGGAGGCGGAGCCCGAGGCCGGGCCCAGCGCGCCCCGACTCGCGCCG GGCCTGTCGAGTATTCAGAATGACGTGTGGGAGGCGTCTATTACTATCAAACAACATCGAATGCTCCAAGAGATGTACAGCAG AGGTCAGGTGGGGCGCAACTTCAACATGCAGCGCATCATGGGCATCAACACGGGCATCGCTCCGCCGGGCGTGCTGCGCGCGCGCTCGCTGCGGGCCGCGCCCGCGCGCCTGCTGCCGCGCCTCAGCGCCACGCCCGCCCTGCCCGCACGTGCTCCCCCGGATGACAG CACGTTACCCTCGACGTCCGGCCAGACTCCGCGACGCGAGAGCTCTAGTTCGTGCGAAGACGAAGAGACGCCGCACTACATACGACAGAACCGCGACCGTCTGCTCTACTACGTCGAGGAGACCAACGAGGGGAAGGGTTTCATTAAG GAACTTTGTTTTTCTGCCGATGGGCGGCTGGTGTGCTCGCCGTTCGGTCGCGGTATGCGTCTGTTAGCCCTCAACGACCGCTGCGCAGAGCTGTCCCACTGCGTACAAGACTTCGACGGACCCACTCAAATGGTAGACGTCGGACAAAGCCTCGGGATACACCAGGACCTCGTCGTCAGCTCCAAGTTTAGTCCCAGACATCATCTCCTCGTCACCGGCTGTCTCGAGGGGAAAATAGTTTGGTACGAGCCTTACAGTGGCGAATCGTGTTACtag
- the LOC125070839 gene encoding ubiquitin-conjugating enzyme E2 J1-like produces the protein MAEKYNTKCPGVKRLMREAIELAEATEEYCARPLEDNLFEWHFTVRGPRGTDFEDGIYHGRILLPKEYPMHPPHIILLTPNGRFEVNKKICLSISGHHPETWQPSWSIRTALLALIAFMPTPAEGTIGSLDYSPAERKILAKKSSNWVCPQCGQTAELLSSTAAKPLTEEEQTVLNQIAFKGEEEQAQKPLGEPIFEPQNIQYTQQVLESSDSATSFLDQLTEILVALLIGAIGIFIYRRWNALADSEL, from the coding sequence atggctgaaaaatacaatacaaaatgtcCTGGCGTAAAACGCCTTATGCGAGAGGCCATTGAATTAGCTGAAGCTACCGAAGAATATTGTGCAAGACCTCTAGAAGACAATCTATTTGAGTGGCACTTTACAGTGCGTGGCCCTAGGGGAACCGATTTTGAAGATGGTATATATCATGGTAGGATATTATTGCCGAAAGAATATCCTATGCATCCTCCTCATATTATTCTATTAACACCAAATGGAAGGTTCgaagttaacaaaaaaatttgcTTATCGATATCCGGCCATCACCCAGAGACATGGCAACCATCGTGGTCAATAAGGACAGCGTTATTGGCACTAATTGCTTTTATGCCTACACCAGCTGAAGGAACGATTGGATCCTTAGACTATTCTCCTGCAGAACGAAAGATCCTTGCAAAAAAATCAAGCAACTGGGTGTGCCCCCAATGTGGTCAAACCGCTGAATTGCTTTCTTCTACTGCCGCTAAACCTTTAACTGAAGAAGAGCAAACtgttttaaatcaaatagcATTCAAAGGAGAAGAGGAGCAAGCGCAAAAACCCCTTGGAGAACCCATTTTTGAGCCTCAAAACATACAGTATACCCAACAGGTTTTGGAATCCTCAGATTCTGCAACAAGTTTCTTAGATCAGTTGACAGAAATCCTTGTAGCTTTATTGATTGGAGCAataggaatatttatatataggcgCTGGAATGCTCTTGCTGATTCAGAATTGTAA
- the LOC125070984 gene encoding splicing factor 3B subunit 2, giving the protein MDGPPGTNTSNNSGSMVPPPGMPSFPPMPPPSPMAPPTVGPPGTMPTVSSTSGQNIPPPGMGPPPSMMGMGPPGMGPPPPPGMGPPGMGMGPPPMGPPGLPPRMPPAMMPSIKGNFNQTMDIGPPGMGPPPNMGPPGMGPNMGPWEGHGPQGWGMQGRGDGPPGWDDHDDDVEDNDEENSDNGLSGSSLPSLLTMKIDTPEEFRNKPLAAVGGVILPKALEEALAYKDQRQAALGEQTEKEIETEKEPEVPPAPVISAEYDVEEDGASDEENIPEAPLPPVISKQEGQANKTNKNKRKKKKKKAAKQKRKETENKEADITDKESSQKSSEKENEKEAEIEYIQENIQFHELEPMYRQFHRILEAFKITEIKEEIKEEFGKDAPKPSSKVQEKVTDQFAADEEAVEKHAADEKDRLSKRKLKKLSRLSVAELKQLVARPDVVEMYDVTARDPRLLVQLKAHRNTVQVPRHWCYKRKYLQGKRGIEKPPFDLPDFIKKTGIMEMRASLQDKEETKTLKAKMRERTRPKLGKIDIDYQKLHDAFFKWQTKPRMTIHGDLYYEGKEFETRLREKKPGDLSEELRTALGMPVGPGSHKVPPPWLIAQQRYGPPPSYPNLKIPGLNAPIPEGCAFGYHAGGWGKPPVDETGKPLYGDVFGHQSLGQDDAEDLDIDRTMWGELESESEEESEEEESDEGEKGGEAEVSAGVATPGEGLVTPLGISSVPPGVETPDTIELRKKKLDSDVEGGDTPALYQVLPERRVGLTAGMMASTHVYDINAANPGKRAAAGAAGTGASSEAGAGGVEVTLDPSELELEPEAVAARYERHLREHRPKGREDLSDMLADHVARQKNKRKRQQNTDSKQAKKYKEFKF; this is encoded by the exons ATGGACGGTCCACCGGGCACGAATACATCTAACAATAGCGGCTCAATGGTACCGCCACCGGGAATGCCAAGCTTTCCCCCAATGCCTCCGCCAAGCCCAATGGCTCCTCCAACTGTGGGACCTCCTGGTACTATGCCGACAGTAAGCTCAACGAGTGGACAAAATATTCCACCGCCCGGAATGGGACCACCGCCAAGCATGATGGGCATGGGTCCGCCGGGTATGGGTCCCCCACCACCCCCTGGAATGGGACCCCCCGGTATGGGAATGGGTCCGCCACCAATGGGGCCTCCAGGCTTACCACCTCGAATGCCTCCTGCAATGATGCCTAGTATAAAAGGCAATTTTAATCAAACAATGGATATAGGCCCACCTGGTATGGGTCCACCACCTAATATGGGGCCCCCTGGTATGGGTCCAAATATGGGACCATGGGAGGGTCATGGTCCACAGGGATGGGGTATGCAAGGGAGAGGAGATGGCCCACCAGGCTGGGATGATCATGATGACGATGTTGAAGATAATGATGAAGAAAATAGTGACAATGGTCTTTCTGGATCTTCATTACCATCCTTGTTAACTATGAAAATAGATACTCCCGAAGAGTTCAGAAACAAACCTCTAGCAGCAGTAGGGGGTGTAATACTACCCAAAGCTCTCGAAGAGGCCTTAGCATATAAAGATCAGAGACAAGCTGCATTAGGCGAACAAACTGAAAAAGAAATAG aAACTGAAAAGGAACCTGAGGTACCTCCAGCCCCAGTGATTAGTGCTGAGTATGATGTTGAAGAAGATGGAGCTTCAGATGAAGAAAACATTCCAGAAGCACCTTTACCACCAGTCATATCCAAGCAGGAG GGGCAAGccaataaaaccaataagaatAAAcgcaagaagaagaagaagaaggcaGCCAAGCAGAAGCGAAAGGAGACCGAAAATAAAGAAGCAGACATTACAGATAAGGAAAGTTCTCAAAAATCTAGTGAAAAAGAAAATGAGAAAGAAGCTGAAATAGA aTACATCcaagaaaatattcaattccaCGAATTGGAACCAATGTATCGACAATTTCATCGTATTCTAGAAGCATTTAAAATCACAGAGATAAAGGaagaaataaaagaagaatTTGGTAAAGATGCTCCCAAACCAAGCAGCAAGGTGCAGGAAAAGGTCACAGATCAATTTGCAGCTGATGAGGAAGCCGTTGAG AAGCACGCAGCGGACGAAAAGGATCGTCTGTCGAAGCGCAAACTGAAGAAGTTGTCGCGGCTGTCGGTGGCGGAGCTGAAGCAGCTGGTGGCGCGGCCCGACGTGGTGGAGATGTACGACGTGACTGCGCGCGACCCTCGCCTGCTGGTGCAGCTCAAGGCGCATCGCAACACTGTGCAAGTGCCCAGACACTGGTGCTACAAGCGGAAG TATTTACAAGGCAAGCGTGGTATAGAAAAGCCTCCATTTGACCTGCCGGACTTCATCAAAAAGACAGGAATTATGGAGATGCGCGCCTCCCTGCAGGACAAAGAGGAGACGAAAACTCTAAAGGCCAAGATGCGCGAGCGCACGCGACCCAAGCTCGGCAAGATCGACATTGATTACCAGAAACTGCATGACGCATTCTTCAA ATGGCAAACAAAACCCCGCATGACCATCCACGGTGACTTGTATTACGAGGGTAAGGAGTTCGAGACTCGGCTCCGGGAGAAGAAGCCAGGTGATCTTTCCGAAGAGTTGCGCACTGCGCTCGGTATGCCCGTCGGTCCAGGGTCACATAAg gtGCCGCCCCCGTGGCTGATCGCGCAGCAGCGTTACGGGCCGCCGCCCTCGTACCCCAACTTAAAGATCCCCGGACTCAACGCGCCCATACCCGAGGGCTGCGCCTTCGGCTACCACGCTGGTGGCTGGGGCAAGCCGCCCGTCGACGAGACGGGCAAGCCCCTCTACGGAGACGTCTTCGGCCACCAGAGCCTCGGACAAGAT GATGCTGAGGATCTCGATATCGATAGGACAATGTGGGGCGAACTGGAGTCTGAATCTGAGGAGGAATCCGAAGAAG AGGAGTCCGACGAGGGCGAGAAGGGCGGCGAGGCGGAGGTGTCGGCGGGCGTGGCCACGCCGGGCGAGGGGCTCGTCACGCCGCTCGGCATCAGCTCCGTGCCGCCCGGCGTCGAGACGCCCGACACCATCGAGCTGCGCAAGAAGAAGCTGGACTCGGACGTCGAggg TGGTGATACACCAGCTCTATACCAAGTACTGCCCGAGAGACGCGTGGGGCTGACGGCCGGCATGATGGCTTCCACTCACGTGTACGATATCAACGCGGCGAACCCCG GCAagcgcgcggcggcgggcgcggcgggcacGGGCGCGAGCAGcgaggcgggcgcgggcggcgtggAGGTGACGCTGGACCCGTCCGAGCTGGAGCTGGAGCCCGAGGCCGTGGCGGCGCGCTACGAGCGCCACCTGCGCGAGCACCGCCCCAAGGGCCGCGAGGACCTGTCCGACATGTTGGCCGACCACGTCGCCCGGCAGAAG AACAAACGAAAACGGCAACAAAATACAGATTCCAAGCAAGcgaaaaaatacaaagaattCAAGTTCTaa